In Halosimplex halophilum, the genomic stretch CCGGTGGGACCGCCGACGAGGCGAGCGCCGAGGGATCGGAGGGGGCACCAGGGGACAGCGAGGGGGCCGGAGACACCGGAGCGGCCGACGCCGGAGCGATAGACACCGGCGCGGGCGGGACGGCTGAAGCCGGGTCGGGCGCGGCGCCCGAGGCCGGGTCGGAGGCCGGCGCGGAGCCGACGGCGTTCGACCGGCTGGGGGAGGCGGCGTTCGACGAGCACAGCAACGAGGTCCCGGTCCCCCAGCAGGCGTTCAACCGGGGGTTTCTCGCGCTCGGCGAGGAGGCCCACTGGGGCGTCCGCGACGACGGGAGCGTCGTCGTCTCCGAGCGGTTCGACCCGGTCCAGGGCGGCGACGGCGTCGACTACGTCGCCAGCACGACGGTCGACGACGACCGGACCCTGACCGTTCCGGACGAGGTCACCGACCACTGGAACGCGGCCGTCGGCGGACCGATGGCCGTCGAGAGCGGCGACGGCGTCGTCTTCGCGACGAGCGACGACCTGGCGACCGACCGCCAGTTGCTCGTCGTGCCCGCGGCGTGGGCCGACGACGCGCTGGGCGAGGGGACGTAGCGCCCGCGGCGGCCGTCGCGCCGGTTCGGCCACCGCTCCGAGGCGGGCCGGTCAGTTCCGCCGGAACTCGGCGCCGGACGACCCCTCGGGCGGGGAGGCCTCGACCCAGTTGCTCTCGTCGAGGGCGATCCGCGCGGCGACGGCGGCGACCCGGCGGGCGGTCCCCTCGCGCTCGAACAGCGAGACGTTGCCCAGCGAGTCGCCGACGCTCTTGCTCACCTCGCGCGTCGGGACGGACTCGTCGCCGACGACCGCTTCGAGTTCGCGGGTGAGCCGTTCGTCGAGTTCCTTCCGGGCGGGCTTCGAGAGTTCCCGGCCCGCGGGCAGCAGGTCGTAGGTGACGGCGTAGCCCTCGTCGTAGCGTTCGACCGCGAAGAAGGGCGTCCCCTCGCGTTCGGCGCGCTCGTAGGCGGCGTCGCGCTCGTCAGCGTCCTCGTAACACGGTATCTCGGACGGCTCGAATCCCACTGGCACGCGTCCGCCTACGCCCCTGACCGGCATAAACGTCGGGCGCGAGCGCCGGCCGCGCGGACCGCAGCCGCCCGGCGAGCGGACGGTCGCGGTCCGCGCGCTGCGGTCCGCGCGGGCGTCCGGTCGCGCAGGCGTGCGACTGCGTGACTAAAGGCGCTCTTTGAGTAAGCGATACCTACTCCGTCGGCCGCCGAGTGGAGTCGAACACATGTCACGCGAACAGACAGCCTGCTGGCTGGCCGCACTGATGGTCGTCGGCACCCTCGCCGCAGTGGTGCCGGCGGGTGCGACCGCCGCAGGGCCCTCCAGCCCGGCCGGGCCGGCGGACGCCTCCGCCGCGGCCCCGGTCGGCGCGCAGTCGCACAGCCCCTACGGAGACGTGGTCCCGACGGCGATCGAGAAGACCGACGACGCGACCGTCGCCGGCGGCGTCGTGCTGCCGGAGAACTACAGCGTCCGCGCGGCCCCGCAGACGGTGAACGGCTCGGTCGTGCGCGTCGAGGACGACCGCACCGTCTGGGAGCGGACGTTCTCGACCGTGAACGCGACGACCCAGGTCGCCGAGGTCGCGGTCGGTCCCGACGGCGACGTGTACGCGCTCGTCTCGACGCAGTCGGCGCAGATCGGGTCGTACCCGCCGGAGACGACAACCGAGGTCGTCCACCTCACCCCCGAGGGCGACCTGACCTGGCGGTACGAACTCAACGCCAGCGTGGGCGCGGCGGTCGGGGCGGGCGGCGAGACGCTGCGCGCGACCGACCAGGGCGTCGCCGTGGTCCACGCCCTGCCCGGCGGCGACGGCGTCCGCCTGGCCGAGCTGACCGGCGGCGACGCCATCTGGACGGAGACCTACGGGATCAGCGCCGAGCCGACGACGCTGCGGGCGACCGACGACGGCTTCCTCGTGGCCGGGACGACCGGCTACGCGAACCCGTGGGTGCTGCAGACCAGCGCCTCGGGCGCGGTCGAGCTCAACCGGACGGTCCGCGGGAGCGTCGACCAGCGCGTCGTCGGCGCGGTCCCGACCGACGACGGCGGCGTCCTGCTGGCCGGCTCCCGGACCACCTTCGGCGACGGCGCCACCGCGAACGCCTGGGTCAGTCGCCTCGACGACGACGGCGTCACCCGCTGGAGCCGCGTCTACGGCTCCGACGCCCGCTCGACCGTCCAGGGGGTCGCGCCCCACGGCGACGGCGTCCTCCTGGTCGAGCGGGGCGAACTCGCGACTCGCGGCGCGACGACCGTGCGGCTCCGCGGCGTCGGCGGCGACGGCGCCCAGGAGTTCGTCGAGTCCACCGAGTTCGACGGCACGACGACCGCGACCCACGTCGGCGACGATGCGGTCACGCTGGCCGGCGTCACGAACCTCCTCGCCGGCAACTACACGGTGAACACGGCGACCGTCGACGTGCCCCGCGGCGGCGACGGCGAGTACGCCTTCGAGGCCGACGCGGGACCGCCCTCCAACGAGACGGTCTACCGCGGCCAGAACCTCCGGTTCGCCGACCCGAGCGCGACCGGGGAGACCTACGAGCTCGTCCGCCTGCCCGGCGAGCACGACGAGTTCGAGCCCCACGTCGTCCGCCGGCTCGCCTTCGAGGACGACGAGGTCCTCGTCGAGTCGGCGACGCTGCCCGCCGGCGAGTACGTCCTCCGGAACGCCGACGGCGAGCCGGTCGTCCTCGACGACGGTCGGGTCACCGAGGCCGGCGAGCGCTCGGCGGCCGCGTTCGAGCTGGCGAGCCAGGACTTCTTCCACCTTGAGACCAACCGGACGTTCGTCGACGCCGCCGCCGGCCAGGACGGCGTCTCGCTGTCGCTGCACTCCGGCCGCACGGACTACGTCCTCCACGCGTCGGCGACCGACTCGGACGGCGAGTCCGCCTCCGCCGAGGAGCTCCGGAACGCCTTCGAGGCGGTCGACGGCTTCGACGGCGTCGAGACGGTCGACGGCCGCGAGGTCGCCCGCATCGAGGTCGGCGACGACGAGGAGGTCCGGATGAACGTCTCGGCGGCCGCGTTCGACGCCGGCCTCTACGAGGTCACCGTCGCGAGCCCCGACACCCGCGAGGCCGGCGGCGTCGCCACCGGGCGCGTGGTCGTCGCGCAGGACGCCGGCCGCGAGGTCGGCGTCTCGCTCAACCGGAGTTCGCTGACCGTCCCCGTCGACGGGTCGGCCGCGGCGAACGTCACGCTGACGGGCGTCGACGACGGCATCACCGCACTCTCGCTGTCGGCCAACCGCACGGGCGAGCCCGCGGTCCGGCCGCGCCTGGACCTGCAGGTCAACGCCTCGCGGATCTCCGCCGGGATCGGGATCGGCGGTGGCGAAGCGACCACCGAGACGACCGCCTTCGAGGCGAACACGCCCAACGGCACCGTCGAGGTCGGGGTTCTCGAAGTCGGGACCGAGCGCTTCGGCGACGAGACCGTCGCGACCGGCAACAACACCGTCGCCTTCCGCGTCGACTGGGTCGTCGGCGAGGACGGCATCCCCTACAGCGTCCCCGAGACGATCACCGTCCCCGTCGAAGTCGTCGAGGCAACGAACGCGACCGCGCCCGGCGAGCCCGACGAGGGCGGCGTCGTCGGTACGGACGGCGAGGGCGGGAGCGACTCCGACGACAGTTCCGCGAGCGGCTCCGACGGCGGGTCGGCGAGCGGCTCCGACGGCGATTCGAGCGAGTCCGGTTCCGTCGCAGCCCCCGACCGGTAACGAGCGGTAGTTTCCTTTTCCTGCCGACCCGTTCGACTTCGCTCCGACCGGCGGCCGCTCCGCGCGCCGGACCGGTTCCCGGCAGCGGCCGGCGCCCCGAGCGGCGTCGGCGAGTCAGTACTCCCGGAGCAGTTCCAGCATCTCCCGGTCGAGGTCGTGGCCGTGCCAGTCCTCGTAGTCGACGTCGTCGCGGTCGCTGTCGAGGACGCCGAATGGGCCGCGGAAGTTCCACAGCGCCCAGCCCCAGCCGGCTTCCTCCCACAGCGAGAGGGCGTCCTCCATCCACGCGAGGGTCACGTCGTGGGGCGTGCGGTTGTAGACGCCCCACTCGCCGACGTGGACGCCGACGCCCATCGACGCCAGACGCTCCCACTGGGCGACCCGGGTCGACCGCAGCCACGCGCGGTCGCGGACCTTCCCCGCGTCGTCGACGCAGGGCCACGCCGGCGGCTCGTCGCGGTCCACGTCGGTCCACTCGGCCTCGTGGTGGGTCAGCGGGAACGGGTCGTACCCGCGGGTCGACTGCGCGCACTCCACGTCGGCGAGGTCGAAGACGGGTTCCCGACCGTAGCGCATCCCGTCGGCCACGACGAGCCGGTCGGGGTCGACCTCGTGGACGGCTCGGACGGTGTCGCGGACCACGTCGGCGTAGGCGCCGTGGCTCGTCTCGGCGGGCTCGTTGATCAGGTCGAAACTCAACTGCTCGCTGGGGACCCCCTCGTAGCGCTCGGCGAACCGCCGCCAGTGCTCGGCGAACACGTCCTGGGTCTCGGCGTCGGCCCACAGATCCGTCTCCTCGGGCGGGTCGGCGACGGTGAACCCCGGGCCGCGGTGGAAGTTGAGTTGCACGTGGACGCCGTGTTTCCGCCCGTACTCGACGGCCTCGTCGATCTCTTCGAGCGCGTCCTCGTCGAAATCGCGCCAGTCCTCGCCCGTCCAGCAGCGGTAGTCCATCGGCAACCTGGCGAAGTCGAAGCCCCACTCGGCCATCCACTCGAAGTCTTCCTCGCGGAAGCGCTCCTCGTCGTCGGCCATGAACTTCGCCTGCAGATTGAACCCGCGCCACCGCGGCAGCGAACTCGCGTTCACGTCCATGACTCCCTGCCGGGCCGCGTTCGAGTTAAATGCGCGACTCCCGGAACTCCCCGCCCGTTTCGGATACATGTCGGAATACATTTATAGATCGAAGTATGACTAGAACTCTCGCAGTGGAACGTACAGGCGGTAACGGTTGCGGTGAGCGGTCGCAGTGCGGTCGGCGCGCGCTGTCGTCTCGGAATCGCTTGCGATTCCGATGGGCCGTCAGAGCTTGCTCTGACGTTGGCGCGCTTTCATGCGCGCGAGGTCTTCGCGAGCCTGCGAGCGAAGGCTCGTCAGCGCGTGCTCTGACGGTGGATGAGACGCGCAGGAGCTTGCGACGAGCAGCGAGGGACCGGCGGTCCCTCGGCCGTGCGGGCGACACTCGGATCGCCCGCAGGCATCGAATCGGCTGGGGAGGTTCGTGGCCGTCTGCGGTGCTGTGCGGTTGCGGTGCTGTCCTGGCGGACTGAACGGGCGAGGCGCGCTCGCGCCGGGAGTCGCCTGAGCGGGCCACTATCCGAAGCGGCCCCTGGGCCGCGAGGATATCCCGCTTGGTTCGAGAGAGCGAAGCGCTCTCGTCACTGAGCGAATCGGAGATTCGCGAGGTCCGCAGGAGCTCCACTCCTGCGAGACCCCGAAAATCCTCGATTTTCGGAGACAGCGACCGTGAGCGCGCAGAGGGTTTTCAGCGCGTACCGTCGAGTGCGGTCGCTTTCCATCTCGTTTCTTGCGCAGATACTCAACTCGAAACCCTACTCGACTCGCACGGGATCGGCGTGGAATTGAAATAACTGCTTTCTAGCTAATACTCGAACTAGACAGAATACGTATCTTTTATTGGTACATTCGCCATCGACCGCCGGGTATTAGTCCGCCCGGAGTTTACCAGATGGTAAATGAAAACGAACGGGAGCACGGACGGCGGCGTCGAGGTGCAGAGCGCAGAGGACATCACGCACCCGGGCGGGATGCGCGGGAATCGGGTGATGCCGACGCCGCGGCGGGACCACCTCGACCCGTTCGTCGTCTTCGAGCGCTTCTTCATCGCGGCCGACCAGGGGTTCGACACCCACCCCCATCGCGGGTTCGAGATCGTCTCGTACATGCTGGAGGGCGGGATGGTCCACGACGACTCGCTGGGGGAGTCCCACACCGCCTACCCGGGCGACGCGATGCGGATCACGACCGGGAGCGGCATCCGCCACTCGGAACTCCCGGCCGACGGCGCGGCCTGCAACGGGCTCCAGCTGTGGGTGAACCTCCCGCGCGACCGGAAGGACGCCGATCCGGCGTTTCAGGACGTGCCCGGCGACGAGTTGCCGACCGAAGACGCTGGGGACGCGACCGTCACGACCGTCGTCGGCGAGGGGTCGCCGGTCGAGCTGGCGACGGACGTGACCTACCTCGACGTGACCGTCGAGGGGTCGTGGACCTGGGGCCCGCCGGCGGGCTGGTCGGGCTTTCTCTACGGGGTCGACGGCTCGGGGACGGTGGAGGGTGAGGACTTCGCAGTCGAGGACTTCGCGGCGCTGGAAGGGATCGACGAGGGGACGAGAGTGGCTGTCGAGAGTGAAGAGGGGGTCCGGCTGGCGGCCATCGCCGGAGCGCCCCACGGCGACCCCATCGTCCAGCGCGGCCCCTTCGTGGAGTAGGTCGTGATGACGCAGTCGACGGCGTCGCGTGGACTTCCTCGGCCCGGTCACTAACTGTCGATTCCACCGCACTCGACGGTGCGCGGTGAAAGCCCTCGCCGCGCTCGCGGTCGCTGCGCGGCATATCCGCGCTCTCCGCACCGCCCGCGCGGATAGGGGCCGCACAGACGACTGAATAAACGCGAGCGCGCCTCGCCCGTTCAGTCCACCAGGAACCGCACAGCACCGCAGACGGCCACGACCCTCCCCAGCCGATTCGCTCCGTCACTCCGTTCCTCCGCTCATCCCTCGCGCGGTGTCGTCGCGCGCATGGACGGGCGCTCCAGCGCGCCACCCCAGTTGTTCACCAAGCGTCGTCGAGGACGGCCTCGATGTCGTCGGCGGAGGGGTCCAGCCCCTCGGGCGTGGCGTCCATGAGGCCGTCGTCGCGGATCTCGGCGGCGATGGCCGGGAAGTCGTCCCGCGAGAGACCGTCGAGTTCGCGGAGCCGGTCGGGCAGTCCCAGGTCGTCGCTGACGGCGGCGACCGCGTCGACGACGGCGTCGGCGAGTTCCTCGTCGGTCGCCCTCTCGTCGGCGACGCCGAACGCTTCGGCGAGCAACTCCCGGCGGCCGTCGACCTCGTCGAAGACGTACCGGAGGACGTAGGGCGCGAGGATGCCGTGCACGGTCCCCTGGTGGGCGTCGTAGTCGTGGGAGAAGCCGTGGCCGAAGGCGTGAATGATCGAAGCTCGATATACCTCGGGCGTCGAGATGCCGTACTGCGCGACCACGACGCCCGCGACCGCCTCGTAGAGCTTCTCCTCGTCCATCTCCTCGTCGGGCAGCGTCTCGAAGCCCGAGCGCATGAGCGCGAGCGCGCGCATTGCGGTGCCGTCGGTGACGGGCGTGCGGTACGGCGAGTAGAGACACTCGACGGCCTTGTCGAAGCCGTTCATCGCCGAGGCGCAGAGCACGCCCTTCGGCGTCGTCTCGAACAGCGCCAGGTCGTAGACCAGTGCCGTCGGCATCAGCCGGCGGTCGCCGACCGAGCCGTTGGGGATCTCGTCGTCGGGGACGCCCGTGGGGTCCAGCGAGAGGCTCACGCCCGCGATGACCGAGAGATCCGCGCCCGCCAGCGTCGTCGGGACGGCGACGACCGGCACGGGCTCGCGCCCGTCGGCGACGGTCACCTCGCCGGAGTCGAGCGCGTCCTCGGCAGCCCTCCGGAGGTCGTCGTGCGTCGACAGGGCGCTGGCGACCTTCGCCACGTCGAGGCTGCTGCCGCTCCCGACCGCGACGACGGCGTCGATACCCGCCTCGCGGACGCGCTCGGCCGCGTCCAGGCCGGTCTTCAGGTACTTTTCGGGCGTCGTCTCGTCGAAGACGCCGGCGAGGCGGTCGCCCAGGCCCGCCTCGACCGGGTCCATCACGTCGCGGTTGGCGCCGACGTTCGAGCCGGTGATCACGAGCGCGTCGTCGCAGTCGCGGTCGGCGAGCACCTCGCCCAGATCCGCGACCGCGCCCCGGCGACACCGGAGTTCGCCGGGGTCGTAGTCGAACGCGAACTGCCGCTCGGAGTCGCCGCCGGGGGTCATACCCCCAATTCGGTCGATCCGGGGAAAAGTCCACCGGGCCGCCGGCGACCGCGGTCGCAAGGTATATTCGCGCCCGCCCGTAGTCTCGGCCGTCGTGTCAGACCCGACAGGCCCGCCCGTGGACGCCGAGCGACCCGACAGCGTCGTCGGCGTCGAGGGCACCGACCACATCACGATCGAGGGGACCAGCGTCGCCGACACCGTCGAGTTCTACCGCGACATCCTCGGGATGGCGCTCGTGCTCCGCCAGCCCAACCTCGACCGCAGCGAGCTGACCCACCTCTACTTCGACACCGGCGACGGCCGCCTGCTCACCGCCTTCGTCTCCGACGAGCGGGAGTCGACCGACGACCGCGAGCCCGACCGCGGCGACGTCCACCACGTCGCCTACCGGATCGACCACCGCCGCGTCGGCGAGATCCGCGAGGGGCTCCGCGAGGCGGGCTACCCCGTCGACGAGTACGACCGCGGCGCCTTCCACGCGCTGTACACCGAGGACAACAACGGCCTCACCGTCGAACTCGTCGCCGACAAGTTCGCGATCCCCGACGACCGCCGCGGCGAGGTCCTCGCCCGCGCCCACGCCCGCCGCGTTGACGACGGCGCCGAGTTCGTCGCCTCGAAACACATGCGCGCCGCCCTCGACGACCTCGGGATCGACGCCGAGGAACGCGACATCCCAAACGCCGCCGCCGGCCGCGACTACGGCGGCTGACCCGGCTGTCTCCCTCACGGAACTCTGCAAAAGTATCGGTTTGTCCTGTATGACAAATATGGATCGTACTATTTAGTGCGGTTCAGTGGGGGTATCGAAAAATTGCCGTATTAGGCGCTTTATCGGCCGTAATAGCGAATCGCCGGTGATTATCCCCGATCGTCGATGACGAACGGAAGCGTCCGATCAAGCGGTTAGATGGGTGTTTTCGACCGTTTCGAGCGATAGATCGGGATCTGCGATTTTCTATACGGTGTTGGGTACGTCGGAAGAAATATCGGATATCTAGTTCGAAACGCGGTGATGACAAGGAGCGGTTCGGGACCCGGTCCCGCGGGGGTGGGGCGGGCGGTCGGGTCCGGGTGACGATGCGGATGTTCAGCGAGGTCGAACCCGGAGGAGTGTCAGCGGGGAGACTCCGGACGAGGCAGCCGGCTCTGCGGCGTCACTCCGGCGCCTGGAACTCGGTGTCGTAGCTGGCCTCGACGAGGCCGCCGAGGATCAGGGCGGTGCTGATCCCGAAGCCGCGCTCGTAGTCGAGGCCGCGGTGGCCGGGGTCGGGCCACTCGAAGTCACGGACGTTGCCCCAGGCGCCCCAGTTGTACTGGTGGAAGACGAAGTGGGGGAGGTAGTAGTTGTAGTAGCGGGCGCACTTGCGGTACAGCTCCTGGACCTCCTCCTCGGAGGTGCCGGGCTCGCGGATCTCGTGGACGATGCTGGCGAGGTTGATCTCCTCGCCGTCGGAGAGATCGGGGTTGATCCCCGCCTCGTCGGGGGCCTCGATGGAGCCGACCTCCGAGGGGATCTCGACCTGCAGGGGCTTGCCCTGCGCGTCGGTCTCGGTGTCGGGGTCGACCTGCTGGGTCGGGGCGTCGGCCTTGCCCATCACGAGGGTCCCGGAGACCCAGCCGGGGCTGGAGTTGTAGTAGCCGAACGGCTCGCCGTAGCCGTGCCAGAAGATGGAGCTGTCGTAGTTGAGGCCGTTGTCGGCCCTGAGGTTGTTCGACCAGGTCGACCAGCCCTGGCTGGAGAAGTTGACGCCGAATCCGAAGTTCGAGAGGTTCGCCCGGATGGTCTGTGCGGCGCCGGCGTAGTCGGCGATCGACGAGGGGAAGATGACGTCGATCTCCGCGGGGTTCCCGCTGGGGTCGACCCACTGGTTGCCCTGCTTGCTGTAGCCGCCCCGGCGGAGGTACTCGGCGGCCGCCTCGGTGTCGGACTCCATCGGCCAGGCGTGGAGGCTGTCGAGGAACTCCCCCGAGAACACCGACTGCGACTGGGCGTCGAGCATGTAGGTGTGGTTCTCGATGGGGACCGACCGCTCCTGGCCCCAGCCGTTGGCCCCGGCCGCGTTCCAGTCGATCGCGGCGACCAGCGCCCGGCGCACCCAGAGGTTCTGCAGGTGCGGGTTGTTCCAGTTGAGCCGCCACTTGTCGCCGCCTTCCGAGCGCAGCCACCGCGTCAGCTCCTGCATGTGGTCGGGCAGCGTCTCCCGCGAGTAGAGGCCGTTCGGCGCGACGATGTTGCCGTTGAGGTCGAGCGCGCCGTTGCCCGCGAGCGTCTGGCGCCGCTCGCCGTCGCCCCACTTGATCGTCAGCTGCGGGACGTTCGTGTTGGCGGCGTTGGGGTGGGCGGTCTCCGTGTCGCCCGCGCTGGCGGCGGCCTCGTCGCGCAGGCGAAGCATGAGCTCCGCCGACCCGATGTCGTCCTCGGAGCGCAGCTCGTAGGGGCCGCTCCCCCAGCCGTTCTCCATCAGCCGCTGCAGCGAGATGCGGTCGCTCACCAGGTCGTCGGTGACCGACGACACCTGGTCCGTGCTGCCGGCGTCCCGGTAGCGCTCGAGGTACGGCTGTGTGAAGTCGGGGTGGATCGGCATGTCGCCGTCGTTGGGCGCCGCCTGCGACGCGAGGACGTGTTCGGCCTGCGCGTCGTCCGGCAGCCCGTCGCTCCCGTCGGTGTTCCACCAGTGGTACTCCCACTGACTGG encodes the following:
- a CDS encoding glycoside hydrolase family 5 protein — its product is MDVNASSLPRWRGFNLQAKFMADDEERFREEDFEWMAEWGFDFARLPMDYRCWTGEDWRDFDEDALEEIDEAVEYGRKHGVHVQLNFHRGPGFTVADPPEETDLWADAETQDVFAEHWRRFAERYEGVPSEQLSFDLINEPAETSHGAYADVVRDTVRAVHEVDPDRLVVADGMRYGREPVFDLADVECAQSTRGYDPFPLTHHEAEWTDVDRDEPPAWPCVDDAGKVRDRAWLRSTRVAQWERLASMGVGVHVGEWGVYNRTPHDVTLAWMEDALSLWEEAGWGWALWNFRGPFGVLDSDRDDVDYEDWHGHDLDREMLELLREY
- a CDS encoding ABC transporter substrate-binding protein, which encodes MRDSTNLRDQLSRRQYAQLLAGMGVAGLAGCPSGSGGDSTDEPTETDGPAATPTATPADGTESPGDTETETDSPTPLGDPVTEEIRVFQANSPDVFDANVWAPQDNTTGVAFMTDLQALRNVHTRRMAYSGVEIETPWKPRTDGVSVMTWYSGYEVDAPYDVYETHDDRATYWNGDPLDAEARETHFHVDYFQAGNKFTEDTAFTQEAASQWEYHWWNTDGSDGLPDDAQAEHVLASQAAPNDGDMPIHPDFTQPYLERYRDAGSTDQVSSVTDDLVSDRISLQRLMENGWGSGPYELRSEDDIGSAELMLRLRDEAAASAGDTETAHPNAANTNVPQLTIKWGDGERRQTLAGNGALDLNGNIVAPNGLYSRETLPDHMQELTRWLRSEGGDKWRLNWNNPHLQNLWVRRALVAAIDWNAAGANGWGQERSVPIENHTYMLDAQSQSVFSGEFLDSLHAWPMESDTEAAAEYLRRGGYSKQGNQWVDPSGNPAEIDVIFPSSIADYAGAAQTIRANLSNFGFGVNFSSQGWSTWSNNLRADNGLNYDSSIFWHGYGEPFGYYNSSPGWVSGTLVMGKADAPTQQVDPDTETDAQGKPLQVEIPSEVGSIEAPDEAGINPDLSDGEEINLASIVHEIREPGTSEEEVQELYRKCARYYNYYLPHFVFHQYNWGAWGNVRDFEWPDPGHRGLDYERGFGISTALILGGLVEASYDTEFQAPE
- a CDS encoding VOC family protein, with protein sequence MSDPTGPPVDAERPDSVVGVEGTDHITIEGTSVADTVEFYRDILGMALVLRQPNLDRSELTHLYFDTGDGRLLTAFVSDERESTDDREPDRGDVHHVAYRIDHRRVGEIREGLREAGYPVDEYDRGAFHALYTEDNNGLTVELVADKFAIPDDRRGEVLARAHARRVDDGAEFVASKHMRAALDDLGIDAEERDIPNAAAGRDYGG
- a CDS encoding pirin family protein, which produces MKTNGSTDGGVEVQSAEDITHPGGMRGNRVMPTPRRDHLDPFVVFERFFIAADQGFDTHPHRGFEIVSYMLEGGMVHDDSLGESHTAYPGDAMRITTGSGIRHSELPADGAACNGLQLWVNLPRDRKDADPAFQDVPGDELPTEDAGDATVTTVVGEGSPVELATDVTYLDVTVEGSWTWGPPAGWSGFLYGVDGSGTVEGEDFAVEDFAALEGIDEGTRVAVESEEGVRLAAIAGAPHGDPIVQRGPFVE
- a CDS encoding iron-containing alcohol dehydrogenase family protein; this translates as MTPGGDSERQFAFDYDPGELRCRRGAVADLGEVLADRDCDDALVITGSNVGANRDVMDPVEAGLGDRLAGVFDETTPEKYLKTGLDAAERVREAGIDAVVAVGSGSSLDVAKVASALSTHDDLRRAAEDALDSGEVTVADGREPVPVVAVPTTLAGADLSVIAGVSLSLDPTGVPDDEIPNGSVGDRRLMPTALVYDLALFETTPKGVLCASAMNGFDKAVECLYSPYRTPVTDGTAMRALALMRSGFETLPDEEMDEEKLYEAVAGVVVAQYGISTPEVYRASIIHAFGHGFSHDYDAHQGTVHGILAPYVLRYVFDEVDGRRELLAEAFGVADERATDEELADAVVDAVAAVSDDLGLPDRLRELDGLSRDDFPAIAAEIRDDGLMDATPEGLDPSADDIEAVLDDAW